AGGGCGGCGACCTGTCCGGCGCGGACTTCGACTCCGGGGATTTCGGTGACTTCGGAGGCGGGGGCGACTTCGGTGGTGGGGGAGGGGACTTCGGTGGTGGGGGTGACTTCGGGGGCGGGGGGTTCTGAGGATCTTCCTCGCCCCCGCCGCCCTTTCCCGTCCCGTCCCTGGGGGCTGCGCCCCCAGACCCCCCTTCGGCCCGAAGGGGGGTCTGGGGGGCCCTCACCTCACAGCGACGACGCCGCCGAAGCGATCGCCGACGCGAACGTGGAGACCTCGCTGTAGACCCCGGGCGCGTTCGGCTGCGCGCACCCTATGCCCCAGCTCACGATGCCGACCTGGACCCACGCATTCGCGGCGTCCCGGCGGAACATCGGCCCGCCCGAGTCCCCCTGGCAGGTGTCGACCCCGCCCGACGCGTACCCGGCGCAGATCTCGTCGCTCGCGACCAGCCCGCTGTACCCGCTGTAGGAACGGCAGGTCGCGTCACTCACGAACGGCACGGTCGCCTTGAGCAGATAGCGCTGCTGGGCACCGCCCTCGGTGGCCGCGCCCCAGCCCGCGACGGTGAAGGTACCGGTGTTGTACTGAGTCGTCGTGGCGATCTTCAGCGTGGGCTGGTTGATCGGCGCGGCGAGCTTGATGAGCGCCCAGTCCTTGCCGTTGCCGTTGTAGCCCGGCGCCCGGTAGACGTACGTCGACTTGACCTGCACCCGCCCGGTGCTGGACTGGAGGTCGACGACACCCGCGGTGGCGGTGATGCCGGTGTTCGCGCCGGTGCCGTTCACGCAGTGGGCGGCGGTGAGCACGATCTGCTGGGTGTACAGCGCCCCGCCGCAGCCCATGGAGAGCCGCACCATGAACGGGAACTCGCCCTGCGCGGCACGGCTGCCGCCGATGACGGGCGCGGGCGCGGCCTGTGCGGCCGAGACGGGCTGGAGGCTGGCGATCGCGAGCGCGGCGGCTCCGACCGCCAGGCTTCTCTTGAATGCTGTGAGGAGCTTCTTCAAGGTGATGCCTTCCGAGGTGGGGGGTGGCTCTGACGAGTTCATGCCAAGTCGGGGCATCAAAGAAATGCCCAAGTTCTGACATGGGCTGGTCAAATCTGTTCATGGATTATGGGAACCCTGTGAACTCCCGCACAAGGGGCGCGATTCAGCCACGGCGCCCGCCCCCCTCAGGACACGTGACGCGTCAGCGCGTACCGCTCGCCGGCGGCATGCCACCACCCGGGCGGGGAGGGGCCGTCGACGGCGGCGGACGGCTGGCCCGGGTGCAACCCGAGCCGCCACAGCGCCTCCGCGGCCACCTCCACACGGAACCACCCCCGCCACCGGCCGTCCGCCCCGGGCCCGCACGCGAGAGCGAACCGCACCTCGTGCTCCACGGCGAAGGGCATCCAGTCGATCCCGCGATCCCGCAGTCAGGCCCGCACAGCGGCCGGAGGAGTCGGGCAGCCGTCGACGTTCTCGTACGACACGACGGTGATCCAGGCGGCAGCGGTACTCATACGGCCCATGGTGCGACAGCCCGCCCCCGACGCGCACACCTTTTCAGCCGGGGCCGGACACGCAGGCAGGCTGTCCGGCGTCGGCCGGCGGCGCCACCGAGTATGCGGAGGCCCGGCGGACGGCAGGGGACCACGGGAGACGGAACCAGGCCGCCAGGACCAGAGGAAGGACGAGATAGCCGAACCGGGTGGCGGGCATCAGGCAGATGGCGAGACCCAGCCCGACGGCGAGCCGGTCCGCCGCCGCGCGGACGGTACGGGGCGGCCGTATCAGGAGCGAGAGAGCCATACCGAGCGCGGCGGCCACGAGCGCGACCGTGGCGAGGACCGAGCCGCCGGGCACATGGGCGGCCAGCAGGTGTCCCGGCAGTGGACTGGTCGCCGGTGAACGCACCCCGCCCTCCCCGAGCGGGAAGAGCACCACATGTTCGACGAACGCGTGCCGGTCGGCGAGGGCGACCGGCAACACGGCCGGCACCGCCACCGACAGTGCGGCGACGGCGGCCCGCAGAGTCGTCCGCCGGCCGGTGGTGACCGCGAGCAGGACCAGCCCCACCGGCAGCAGCGGCCACGCCGTCCACTTCAGCGCGGCCGCCGCGCCCATGGCCAGCCCGGCCGCGGTCCCTGAGCCGCGTCGGCCCGCCAGCGCCAGCCCCAGGCACATCAGCCCGACCACCGGCAGATCGACCCCGCCGACCGCCAACGGCAGCGCGACCGCCGGAAAGGCGGCGAGCGACGCCACCGCGGTGGCGGGACCCACCGACGACGGGCGCGGACGCGAGGCCCCGGCGGGCCGCCGCGCCGCGAAGACCATGCAGGCGAGGAACGCGGCGCAGAACCAGACGCGGGCATCGGTCAGCGGGCCCGCACCGAACAGGGCCCGGGGCAGGCCGAAGAGCGCCATGCCGGGCAGATACGGGTTGAAGTCCACCGTCCGCACCGGGTCCGGCAGATAGGGGCTGCCGGAGTGCAGCAGCAGATCCCCGGACCGCTCCACGACACCGACCTCGGACTGGGCCGCCCCCGAGACGACGAGAACCACCAACGGCACGACGACCGCGCCGACGAGCGCGGCGACCGCACCGGCCCGCCGCCAGGAGCGGTCGCCCCCCAGAGTGAGCACCGCCGCCGTGGCATACCCCGCCGCCGCGCAGGAGCCCCACACCCGGTGCGGACCGAGCCCCGTCGTCACCGCCAGCGTCAGCGCGAATCCCGCACAGGCGAGCCAGTACGCCCACGCCCACCGCGCCACGGTGCCGTAGGACGAGAGGGCGGAGGGGGCGGACCGCCCGAGGTGTCCCACCCCCGTGAGGACACCTCGGGCAGTGCGTGAGGGCGGCGGGACCGCCCCCTTCGTGATGGTCATGTCGCCTCTCGTGGCGTCCGCGTGCGGAGACCGCACGATGTGGTGCGACCCCTGGAGCGGAGCCCGCGACCACGAGTCCAGCGGCCCGCACGTTGTTCAGCAGCCCCCGCACGCCACTCTGAACAAAACGAAAGTGCCTGGTGGTCGGCCCCGGAGAGCCTTGCGGACGGCCGGAACGGTTCCCTAGGGTGGCGTCGTCGAACAGGCGTCTGTGTCACGAGGAGGCAGGCCGGGACCAGGCGGAGCGGAGCGGACATGGGCCGTCGGGAGACTCCTGTCGATCCCGCCGCCGGGCCGGTCCCGCGGTTCGCCCACGAACTCCGCAAGCTGCGCCAGGAGGCCGGCGGCACCCCCTACCGCGAACTCGCCCGCCGGACCCCCTACTCGGTCACCGCGCTCTCCCAGGCCGCCGCCGGTGAGCAGTTGCCCTCGCTCCAGGTGGCCCTGGCCTACGTCCGGGCCTGCGGCGGCGACGAGCGGGAGTGGAAGGAACGCTGGCTGGAGGCGGACCGCGAGGTCCGTGACACCGCCGCCACCCGCGAGGACGACGACACCGACCCGCCCTACCGGGGCCTCGCCCGCTTCGAACCCGACGACCACGGGCTCTACTTCGGCCGCGACCGACTCGTCGACGCCCTGCGGAACCTCGTCCACGACCGCCGGTTCACCGCCGTCCTCGGCCCCTCCGGCAGCGGCAAGTCCTCCCTCCTGCGCGCCGGCCTCATCCCCGCCCTGCGCGCCGAACACCGACTGGCCGCGATCCGCATCCTCACCCCGGGCGAACACCCGCTCCGGACACACGCGGGGGTACTGGAGGCGGCGGGGGAGGGGGACGCCGGTGTCGGGAGGCCCGGGCGCACTGCGCAGCGGCCCGAGCTCGGCAGGTCTGCCGTCGACCACCCACCCGCCGACACGGACAGCACCGCCGGCGACACCCTCGTCGTCGTGGACCAGTTCGAGGAGGTCTTCACCCTCTGCCGGGACGTGGCCGAGCGCCGCGCGTTCATCGACCTGCTGCTCGGCGCGCGGCGGCCGGGCAGCCGGCTGCGGGTCGTCATCGCCGTACGCGCGGACTTCTACGGCCGGTGTGCCGAACACCGTGCTCTGGCGGACGCGTTGGGCGAGGCCGGCCTGCTGGTCGGCCCGATGGACCCGGCCGAGCTGCGCGAGGTGATCGTCAAACCGGCCCAGGCCGCGGGTCTCATCGTCGAACGCGCCCTGACCGCCCGCCTCGTCGAGGAGACCGCCGACGAACCCGGCGGACTCCCGCTGCTGTCGCACGTCCTGCGCGAGACCTGGCGGCGCCGTCGCGGCCGGGCGCTCACCGTGGAGGCGTACGAGGCCGCGGGCGGCGTCCACGGGGCGATCGCCCAGAGTGCCGAAGAGGTCTACGCGGGGCTCTCCACCGCACACGCGGAACTCGCCCGTCTCGTCCTGCTCCGGCTGATCACCCCCGGCGAGGGCTCCCAGGACACCCGCCGCCCCATCGACCGCACCGAACTCGACTTCACCCACGCTTCCACGACGGCCACCGTCCCCTTGACCCCCGCCCCCGTCGACCCCTCCGACATCTCCCTCGTCCTGGACCGACTGGCCCGTGCGCGGCTCATCACGCTCGATCACGGCACCGTCGACCTCGCGCACGAGGCGCTGATCTCCTCGTGGCCGCGGCTGTCCGGCTGGATCGAGCAGGAGCGCGAACAGCTGCGGACGCACCGGCGGTTGACGGAGGCGGCCCGCACCTGGGCCGAGCTCGGCCGCGACCCTGGGGCCCTGTACCGGGGCACCCGGCTGACCGCGGCGCAGGAGCAGCTCGCGGCGGCCTCGCTCACCGTGCCGGAGCGGTCGTTCCTGACGGCGAGCGGTGCCGCGCGCAGGGGCGAACTCCGCAGGCGACGCGGGCTCGTGGGCGTGCTCGTGACGCTGCTGGTGCTCGCCCTGGTCGCCGGAGCGGTGGCCTGGCAGCAGGGCCGTACCAGCGACCGGCGGCAGGTGGAGGCCGAGGCCCGCCGGGTCGCCGCCGTCGCCGACAGTATGCGGTTCTCCGACCCGCGCACCGCGATGCGGCTCAGCGTGG
This is a stretch of genomic DNA from Streptomyces sp. NBC_00285. It encodes these proteins:
- a CDS encoding serine protease; the protein is MKKLLTAFKRSLAVGAAALAIASLQPVSAAQAAPAPVIGGSRAAQGEFPFMVRLSMGCGGALYTQQIVLTAAHCVNGTGANTGITATAGVVDLQSSTGRVQVKSTYVYRAPGYNGNGKDWALIKLAAPINQPTLKIATTTQYNTGTFTVAGWGAATEGGAQQRYLLKATVPFVSDATCRSYSGYSGLVASDEICAGYASGGVDTCQGDSGGPMFRRDAANAWVQVGIVSWGIGCAQPNAPGVYSEVSTFASAIASAASSL
- a CDS encoding glycosyltransferase 87 family protein, which produces MTITKGAVPPPSRTARGVLTGVGHLGRSAPSALSSYGTVARWAWAYWLACAGFALTLAVTTGLGPHRVWGSCAAAGYATAAVLTLGGDRSWRRAGAVAALVGAVVVPLVVLVVSGAAQSEVGVVERSGDLLLHSGSPYLPDPVRTVDFNPYLPGMALFGLPRALFGAGPLTDARVWFCAAFLACMVFAARRPAGASRPRPSSVGPATAVASLAAFPAVALPLAVGGVDLPVVGLMCLGLALAGRRGSGTAAGLAMGAAAALKWTAWPLLPVGLVLLAVTTGRRTTLRAAVAALSVAVPAVLPVALADRHAFVEHVVLFPLGEGGVRSPATSPLPGHLLAAHVPGGSVLATVALVAAALGMALSLLIRPPRTVRAAADRLAVGLGLAICLMPATRFGYLVLPLVLAAWFRLPWSPAVRRASAYSVAPPADAGQPACVSGPG